Proteins found in one Macrobrachium nipponense isolate FS-2020 chromosome 4, ASM1510439v2, whole genome shotgun sequence genomic segment:
- the LOC135210931 gene encoding uncharacterized protein LOC135210931, producing MSRIMLLAAVFAFASAMPEPNLFEDIVTAELRKLLTPYDPHTFTGVHTLNVTHDDTSLHFTFDELTFTGLADIECTHFSPPVLTKEVTITTQHLKVDIHSPSYTVEGHLNGQPLSASGVADLTAHTFGGTAKFHADSHSLSPFSICIAPGTLQLDLFVESLDANFENAEELNYEIDTRGPELVDLLEADLLVHADAIVDFLNHHLCKV from the exons CTAACCTTTTCGAAGACATAGTTACCGCTGAACTCCGTAAGCTGCTGACTCCCTATGACCCCCACACCTTCACTGGCGTCCACACCCTCAATGTTACCCACGATGACACAAG cctTCATTTCACCTTTGATGAACTCACATTTACTGGATTAGCTGATATTGAATGCACCCACTTCAGCCCACCCGTCTTAACAAAAGAG GTCACCATAACCACCCAACATCTGAAAGTTGATATTCACTCGCCCAGCTACACTGTCGAAGGTCACCTGAACGGGCAGCCCCTGTCAGCTTCTGGTGTAGCAGA CTTGACTGCACACACTTTCGGTGGTACCGCGAAGTTCCATGCTGACAGCCACAGCCTTTCTCCTTTCTCGATCTGCATCGCCCCAGGAACCCTTCAGCTCGATCTCTTCGTTGAGAGTCTCGAT gccAACTTTGAGAACGCTGAAGAACTAAACTACGAGATCGACACCCGTGGACCAGAGCTGGTAGACCTTTTGGAAGCAGACCTCCTGGTTCATGCCGATGCCATTGTTGACTTCCTTAACCACCATCTCTGCAAGGTATAA